In one Candidatus Nealsonbacteria bacterium genomic region, the following are encoded:
- the recG gene encoding ATP-dependent DNA helicase RecG translates to MNLSTSVEKIPRIGPQYQKKLKKLGIKTVRELLFHFPHRYEDFSTLTPISEVKIGGTVCIQGKILEIKNTITWKRRMVITEAIVEDDSGAIKVIWFNQPYLIDTLKPENLVCLAGKVALGKKSYPGIYLSSPSYEKISDAEKKNLIHTGGLIPVYPETEGLSSRWLRYILRPLLAKFKKEIKDSLPELIKKEESLLPLNQALWQIHFPDSKELAKKARKRFSFQELFFIQLNVLREKMRLKMEKAISIPFDLKIVKSFVDSLPFKLTNAQRKSAWQILKDIEKPRPMNRLLEGDVGSGKTIVATIAALNVAKAEYQVAFMAPTEILAEQHFKNLKNILKDFKLKIGLLTGSNSKISEKKITKKTLLQKIKEGEIDIIIGTHALIQEEVRFGKLALVILDEQHRFGVEQRARLCQGADSQVKLIPHLLSMTATPIPRTLALTLYGDLDLSLLDEMPKGRKKIITKVIPPKERERVYDFIKDEVKKGKQVFVICPRIESTETSKNWSDVKAVKKEYEKLSKKIFPKLKVAMLHGKMKSKEKEEVMKKMKNKKIDVLVSTSVIEVGIDIPNATLMLIEGADKFGLSQLHQFRGRVGRREDQSFCFLFTDSGAKKTRMRLRALLDSKTGFELAEKDLQIRGPGEVFGARQWGIPDLAMSSLSDVFLVEKTRSWAQKILQQDPQLKKYPLLADEIKEFGKIIHLE, encoded by the coding sequence ATGAATCTCTCTACTTCTGTTGAAAAAATTCCAAGAATCGGTCCTCAGTATCAAAAAAAGTTAAAGAAACTGGGGATTAAAACCGTTCGTGAACTTTTGTTTCATTTTCCTCATCGCTATGAGGATTTTTCGACTTTAACACCAATATCTGAAGTAAAGATTGGAGGAACTGTTTGTATCCAGGGAAAAATTTTGGAAATCAAAAACACCATAACCTGGAAAAGGCGAATGGTTATAACCGAAGCAATAGTAGAAGATGATTCTGGAGCAATTAAGGTTATCTGGTTTAACCAACCTTATTTAATTGATACCTTAAAACCAGAAAATCTCGTCTGTCTGGCAGGAAAAGTAGCCCTGGGCAAAAAAAGTTATCCCGGAATTTATCTGTCCAGTCCTTCTTATGAAAAAATATCAGATGCTGAAAAAAAGAATCTAATTCACACAGGAGGTTTAATTCCGGTTTATCCTGAAACAGAAGGTCTTTCTTCAAGATGGCTGAGATATATTTTAAGGCCTCTTTTAGCCAAGTTTAAAAAAGAAATCAAAGATTCCCTGCCAGAGCTCATTAAAAAAGAGGAAAGTTTACTACCATTAAATCAGGCTTTATGGCAAATTCATTTTCCAGATTCAAAAGAATTAGCAAAAAAAGCCAGAAAAAGATTTTCTTTCCAGGAACTTTTTTTCATTCAGTTAAATGTTCTCAGGGAAAAAATGAGATTGAAAATGGAAAAAGCAATCTCTATTCCTTTTGATTTGAAGATTGTAAAAAGTTTTGTTGACTCTCTGCCTTTTAAACTGACCAATGCCCAAAGAAAATCTGCCTGGCAAATATTAAAGGACATAGAAAAACCAAGACCAATGAACAGGTTGTTAGAAGGTGATGTGGGTTCTGGAAAAACAATTGTTGCTACCATTGCTGCTTTAAACGTAGCTAAAGCCGAATATCAGGTAGCTTTTATGGCACCGACAGAAATTTTAGCCGAGCAGCATTTCAAAAACCTTAAAAATATCCTAAAAGATTTTAAATTAAAAATTGGGCTTCTCACAGGAAGTAATTCTAAAATCTCTGAAAAAAAAATAACTAAAAAAACATTATTACAAAAGATAAAAGAGGGAGAAATAGATATTATTATCGGAACCCATGCTTTAATCCAGGAAGAAGTAAGGTTTGGGAAATTAGCTTTAGTAATTTTAGACGAGCAACATCGATTTGGAGTAGAACAACGAGCCCGCCTCTGCCAGGGAGCAGACTCGCAAGTAAAACTTATACCTCATTTATTATCAATGACTGCAACCCCTATTCCAAGAACGTTGGCTTTAACTTTATATGGCGACTTGGACCTGTCCTTGCTTGATGAAATGCCAAAAGGAAGAAAAAAAATAATCACAAAAGTAATCCCGCCAAAAGAAAGAGAAAGAGTTTACGATTTTATTAAAGACGAAGTTAAGAAAGGGAAACAGGTTTTTGTTATCTGCCCTCGGATAGAAAGCACAGAAACAAGTAAGAATTGGTCAGACGTAAAAGCTGTTAAAAAAGAATATGAGAAATTATCAAAAAAAATTTTCCCTAAATTAAAAGTAGCCATGCTTCACGGAAAAATGAAGTCTAAAGAGAAAGAAGAAGTAATGAAAAAAATGAAGAATAAAAAAATTGATGTTTTAGTTTCTACTTCAGTAATAGAGGTAGGTATTGATATTCCTAATGCCACCTTAATGCTCATTGAAGGAGCTGATAAATTCGGCTTATCACAGCTCCACCAATTTAGGGGAAGAGTTGGAAGGAGAGAAGACCAATCTTTCTGTTTTTTATTTACTGATTCAGGAGCTAAAAAAACAAGAATGCGCTTAAGAGCACTTCTGGATTCAAAAACAGGTTTTGAACTAGCGGAAAAAGATTTGCAAATCAGGGGACCTGGTGAAGTTTTTGGCGCCAGGCAGTGGGGAATACCGGATTTAGCTATGTCTTCCCTATCAGATGTATTTTTGGTTGAAAAAACAAGGTCCTGGGCCCAAAAGATTTTACAACAAGACCCTCAATTAAAAAAATATCCGCTTTTAGCGGATGAAATAAAAGAATTTGGCAAAATAATTCACCTTGAATAA
- the valS gene encoding valine--tRNA ligase, with product MKSEIPKVHNPKTVENRIYKLWLKSGFFNPDKLLGKRKKPFTIMLPPPNVTGRLHMGQALNAIINDILIRWKRLKGYRTLWLPGTDHAGIATQVQVEKELKKEGKTRFDLGKKLFIKRVWQWKRKYGNAILEQFEKLGSSLDWSRTRFTMDKEYSAAVKKAFLNYYKKGLVYKKERPINWCSRCQTSLSDLEVDYKEEQGKLWYIRYPLKNTNYKTQTTKYIVVATTRPETMLGDAAVAVNPKDKRYKKLVGKKAILPLVNREIPIISDRLVDLEFGTGAVKVTPAHDLKDYEIGISHNLDITQVIDEEGKIKKNAPADYQGLSILKAREAIVKDLKKLGLIEKIKDFSHQVPFCDRCKTKIEILPSKQWFVEMEKLAKMAEKEVRSGRIKFHPKRFEKIYFDWISNIKDWCISRQIWWGHKIPIKGSEDVLDTWFSSALWPFATLGWPKKTKDLKKFYPTDVLSTARDIINLWVLRMIFSGMEFMKKKPFKDVYIHPTVLTKEGRRMSKSLGIGIDPMILIEKYGADALRFGFAWQLTGGQDIRFSEDSIVMGKKFCNKIWNATRYILFQIQNSKHALCRSGASGAGFKIQNLTKADKKILKALEKTIESVDAHLENFRFGKAARILYEFFWHDFCDKYIEQSKLQVKNAKSKKEQEVTKKILLYVLLSSLKLLHPFIPFITEEIYQNLPIKNKKKCLMIEDWPYSR from the coding sequence ATGAAATCTGAAATCCCAAAAGTCCACAATCCAAAAACTGTAGAAAATCGCATTTATAAGCTTTGGCTAAAGAGCGGTTTTTTTAATCCCGACAAACTTTTGGGAAAAAGAAAAAAGCCATTTACTATTATGCTGCCTCCTCCTAATGTTACAGGAAGACTTCATATGGGACAGGCTTTAAATGCAATTATTAATGATATTTTAATCCGTTGGAAAAGACTTAAAGGATATAGAACCCTATGGCTGCCCGGAACCGACCACGCTGGAATAGCTACCCAGGTTCAGGTTGAAAAAGAATTGAAAAAAGAAGGTAAAACTCGTTTTGATTTGGGTAAAAAACTATTCATAAAAAGGGTTTGGCAATGGAAACGAAAATACGGAAATGCTATCTTAGAACAATTTGAAAAATTAGGCTCTTCTTTAGATTGGTCAAGAACAAGATTTACGATGGACAAAGAATATTCAGCAGCCGTGAAAAAAGCTTTTTTGAATTATTATAAGAAGGGTTTAGTTTATAAAAAAGAACGACCAATTAATTGGTGTTCAAGATGCCAGACCAGTTTATCAGATTTAGAGGTAGATTATAAAGAAGAACAAGGAAAATTATGGTACATAAGATATCCGCTTAAAAATACAAATTACAAAACACAAACTACAAAATATATCGTAGTTGCGACGACAAGACCCGAAACAATGTTAGGTGATGCGGCAGTAGCCGTAAATCCAAAAGATAAAAGGTACAAAAAATTAGTTGGTAAAAAAGCAATTTTACCTTTAGTTAATAGAGAAATTCCAATTATTTCTGATAGACTTGTTGATTTGGAATTTGGGACAGGAGCTGTAAAAGTTACTCCAGCCCACGATTTAAAAGATTACGAAATTGGTATTTCTCATAACTTGGATATTACTCAAGTTATTGATGAAGAGGGTAAAATTAAAAAAAATGCACCGGCTGATTATCAAGGTCTATCAATTTTAAAAGCAAGAGAAGCAATTGTTAAAGACTTAAAAAAATTAGGATTAATAGAGAAGATTAAAGATTTTTCTCATCAGGTTCCTTTTTGTGACCGCTGTAAGACAAAAATTGAGATTTTACCTTCTAAGCAATGGTTTGTGGAGATGGAAAAATTAGCAAAGATGGCTGAAAAGGAAGTCAGGTCAGGGAGAATAAAATTTCATCCAAAAAGATTTGAAAAGATTTATTTCGATTGGATTTCAAATATAAAAGATTGGTGTATCTCAAGACAAATTTGGTGGGGCCATAAAATTCCTATTAAAGGTTCTGAAGATGTTTTAGACACCTGGTTTTCTTCAGCTCTCTGGCCATTTGCAACGCTCGGCTGGCCCAAGAAAACAAAAGATTTAAAGAAATTTTATCCAACAGACGTTTTATCAACAGCCAGAGACATTATTAATCTCTGGGTGCTGAGAATGATATTTTCAGGGATGGAATTTATGAAAAAGAAACCTTTTAAAGATGTTTATATCCATCCTACTGTTTTGACAAAAGAAGGAAGAAGAATGTCAAAATCTCTTGGAATAGGTATTGACCCAATGATTTTAATTGAGAAATATGGAGCTGATGCTTTAAGATTTGGATTTGCCTGGCAGCTTACAGGAGGACAAGATATTAGATTTAGTGAGGACAGTATTGTTATGGGGAAGAAATTCTGCAATAAGATTTGGAATGCAACGAGATATATATTGTTTCAAATTCAAAATTCAAAACATGCCTTGTGCCGAAGCGGAGCTTCCGGTGCGGGGTTTAAAATTCAAAACTTAACCAAAGCAGATAAAAAGATATTAAAGGCTTTAGAAAAAACAATAGAATCTGTTGACGCACACTTAGAGAATTTTAGGTTTGGAAAAGCAGCCAGGATTCTTTATGAGTTTTTCTGGCATGATTTTTGCGATAAATACATTGAACAATCAAAACTGCAGGTTAAAAATGCTAAATCAAAAAAAGAGCAAGAAGTAACCAAGAAAATCTTGCTATATGTGTTATTATCTTCTTTGAAGCTTTTACATCCTTTTATACCTTTTATTACAGAAGAGATTTACCAGAATTTACCAATTAAAAATAAAAAGAAGTGCTTAATGATTGAGGACTGGCCTTATTCAAGGTGA
- the tsaD gene encoding tRNA (adenosine(37)-N6)-threonylcarbamoyltransferase complex transferase subunit TsaD, giving the protein MKNKNIIILAIETSCDDTCVALIKGGEKKKLKIKVLSNLISSQVEIHQKYGGVYPFLAKREHQKNLPLLFEKAKKEAESAGRRSKIDLIAVTVGPGLEPCLWVGVNFAKGLAKKLKLPIIPINHIESHIFASLLVPTGSNSKFDCCLKPGFKHLNNMFPIVCLVVSGGHTQLILMKEFGKYKILGETRDDAAGECFDKIARMLGLGYPGGPAIEVEASKKVKGLKFKVTLPRPMIHQKNYDFSFSGLKTAALYNYKKQKSNVRKSIDYVRAMSAETQQAIIDVLIYKTIKAAKNHKAKTIILGGGVAANDELRKQFKYKLKTLNHKVKFLVPSKIFCTDNALMVAITAYYYRVLEIKKDWKKITVNANLRIENEI; this is encoded by the coding sequence ATGAAAAATAAAAACATAATCATTCTCGCTATTGAAACCTCATGTGATGACACTTGCGTAGCTTTAATAAAAGGCGGCGAGAAAAAGAAGTTAAAGATTAAAGTATTATCAAACCTTATTTCTTCACAGGTGGAGATTCATCAAAAATACGGTGGCGTTTATCCTTTTTTAGCAAAGAGAGAACATCAGAAAAATCTTCCCTTACTATTTGAAAAAGCAAAAAAAGAGGCTGAATCCGCCGGCCGGCGGAGCAAGATTGATTTGATTGCTGTTACCGTGGGTCCGGGGTTGGAACCCTGTCTTTGGGTAGGGGTGAATTTTGCCAAAGGTTTGGCTAAAAAATTAAAGTTACCAATTATCCCTATCAATCACATTGAATCTCATATTTTTGCCAGTTTGCTTGTGCCAACCGGTTCAAATTCCAAATTTGACTGTTGTTTAAAACCCGGCTTTAAACACTTAAATAATATGTTTCCGATAGTTTGCTTGGTGGTAAGTGGAGGACACACTCAATTAATACTGATGAAAGAATTTGGTAAATACAAAATTCTTGGGGAAACCAGGGATGATGCTGCCGGTGAATGCTTTGATAAAATCGCAAGAATGTTGGGGTTAGGTTATCCGGGAGGACCCGCCATAGAAGTTGAGGCTTCTAAAAAGGTTAAAGGTTTAAAGTTCAAAGTTACTCTACCTCGACCAATGATACATCAGAAAAATTATGATTTTAGTTTTTCCGGGTTAAAAACAGCAGCTTTGTATAATTATAAGAAACAAAAATCAAATGTTAGAAAATCAATAGATTATGTCCGGGCAATGTCGGCTGAAACGCAACAGGCAATTATTGATGTTTTAATTTATAAAACCATTAAGGCAGCCAAAAACCACAAGGCAAAAACAATAATTTTGGGAGGAGGAGTGGCTGCCAATGATGAATTGCGTAAGCAATTCAAATATAAACTAAAAACCCTAAACCATAAAGTGAAATTTTTGGTTCCGTCAAAAATTTTCTGTACTGACAACGCATTGATGGTAGCTATAACAGCTTATTATTACCGGGTTTTAGAGATTAAAAAAGACTGGAAAAAAATAACCGTAAATGCTAATCTTAGAATTGAAAATGAAATCTGA
- a CDS encoding glycosyltransferase family 2 protein produces MKNYLDISKAESLKDSKEKFLYRFLEIIPGFLSWITLIGAFFLSWLTPTTVAIFIILFDLYWLLKIVYLSFHQIASFKQMRKNLKTDWLEKLEQLNEEWNKIYHLIVLPMYNESKEIVESSCQAISDCQYPKDRMIVVLAIEERAGKSVQKMTKEIEKRFSKKFLRFLITVHPKNIPGEIKGKGSNAAWAIKTVKKKIIEPLKIKKENIIVSSFDIDTKPYPQYFACLTFHYLTIKNPYRASYQPIPVYNNNIWSAPNFSRLVATSNTFWQMMQQERPEALVTYSSHSVPFCVLEQVGYPKNVVPDDSRIFWKSYLFYDGDYRVIPIHYPVSMDAVLAKNLSRTIINQYKQQRRWAWGCVDIPFLLFGFLKNKKISLSKKLYHCWNILDGFWSWAVASLLIFFLGWLPLVLGGEKFNITLLSYNLPRATRSMMTISMIGMLVSSIISFLILPPKPKKFGKLKDVSLALQWLMLPITLIFFGGIPALDAQTRLIFGKRLGFWVTEKARL; encoded by the coding sequence ATGAAAAACTATTTAGATATTTCAAAAGCTGAAAGTCTAAAAGATTCTAAAGAAAAATTCTTATATCGTTTCCTGGAAATCATCCCAGGGTTTTTATCTTGGATAACTCTAATTGGAGCTTTTTTCCTATCCTGGTTGACCCCGACAACGGTGGCCATTTTCATTATTTTATTTGACCTCTATTGGCTGTTAAAGATTGTCTATTTATCTTTTCATCAAATAGCAAGTTTTAAACAAATGAGAAAAAACCTCAAGACTGACTGGTTAGAAAAACTTGAGCAGCTTAATGAGGAATGGAATAAGATTTATCATTTGATAGTTTTGCCTATGTATAATGAAAGTAAGGAAATAGTTGAAAGTTCTTGTCAGGCAATATCTGATTGTCAATATCCAAAAGATAGAATGATTGTGGTTTTAGCAATAGAAGAGAGAGCAGGTAAAAGCGTTCAAAAAATGACAAAAGAAATAGAGAAACGATTTTCCAAAAAATTCTTAAGGTTTTTAATCACCGTTCATCCTAAAAACATTCCGGGAGAAATAAAAGGTAAAGGTTCAAATGCCGCCTGGGCAATAAAAACGGTGAAGAAAAAAATAATTGAACCTTTAAAAATTAAAAAAGAAAATATTATTGTGTCGAGCTTTGATATTGATACTAAACCTTATCCCCAATATTTTGCTTGTTTAACATTTCATTATTTAACAATAAAAAATCCCTATAGAGCTTCTTATCAGCCAATTCCTGTCTATAACAATAATATTTGGTCAGCTCCTAACTTTTCGAGGCTTGTGGCAACATCCAATACTTTCTGGCAAATGATGCAACAGGAAAGACCGGAAGCGCTGGTAACCTATTCTTCTCATTCCGTACCTTTTTGTGTTTTAGAACAAGTAGGTTATCCAAAAAATGTTGTGCCCGACGACTCAAGAATATTTTGGAAGTCCTACCTCTTTTATGACGGAGACTACCGTGTTATTCCTATCCACTATCCAGTTTCAATGGATGCTGTTTTAGCAAAAAATCTTTCAAGAACAATAATTAATCAGTATAAGCAGCAAAGGCGTTGGGCTTGGGGATGCGTTGATATCCCTTTTTTACTATTTGGTTTTTTAAAAAATAAAAAGATTTCTCTTTCAAAAAAACTATATCATTGCTGGAATATCTTAGATGGCTTTTGGTCCTGGGCAGTTGCGTCTTTATTGATTTTCTTTTTAGGATGGTTACCCTTAGTTTTAGGGGGAGAAAAATTTAATATTACTCTTTTATCATATAATTTGCCGCGGGCAACCAGAAGTATGATGACAATATCTATGATAGGAATGCTTGTTTCTTCTATCATTAGTTTCTTAATTTTACCGCCAAAACCAAAAAAGTTTGGTAAATTAAAAGATGTCTCATTGGCTCTTCAGTGGTTAATGTTACCCATTACCCTAATTTTTTTTGGAGGTATTCCAGCTTTAGATGCTCAAACAAGATTAATCTTTGGAAAACGTTTGGGTTTTTGGGTAACTGAAAAGGCAAGATTATGA
- a CDS encoding PrsW family intramembrane metalloprotease has translation MNYILNYSLYIFFGVLPSLLWLQFYLRRDVKPEPKLMIFKIFFYGMLLTIPAIFLEKAFFEIKIFNLSPFTVSILNIFLGVALIEECLKFSLIKLKILNNPEFDEPVDAMIYMIIAALGFAAAENLLVLFSVGSQSSTGGEFLLPLLTPVFFGKIFEISILRFLGATFLHTLSSAIIGFFIGLSFFEKEKRKKLILAGMILAILLHGFYNFSIIEMEKGLNTLIIPFFLLVTAAIFVSFGFKKLKRMAGSNQEIFNY, from the coding sequence ATGAATTATATTTTAAATTATTCCCTTTATATTTTTTTTGGAGTATTGCCCAGTCTTCTCTGGCTCCAATTTTATTTAAGGAGAGACGTTAAGCCAGAACCCAAATTAATGATTTTCAAAATTTTTTTTTACGGAATGCTATTAACCATTCCGGCAATTTTTCTTGAAAAAGCATTTTTTGAAATTAAGATATTCAACCTTTCCCCTTTTACCGTTTCAATTCTGAATATTTTTTTAGGAGTAGCTTTAATTGAAGAATGTTTAAAATTTTCATTAATAAAATTAAAAATTCTAAACAACCCTGAGTTTGATGAACCGGTAGATGCTATGATTTATATGATAATTGCAGCCTTAGGTTTTGCGGCAGCAGAAAATCTTTTGGTTTTGTTTTCTGTAGGAAGTCAAAGTTCTACCGGAGGCGAATTTTTACTCCCTTTATTAACTCCTGTCTTTTTTGGGAAAATTTTTGAAATTTCTATTTTAAGATTTTTAGGAGCTACTTTTTTGCACACTCTCTCTTCAGCCATAATTGGTTTTTTTATCGGTCTTTCATTTTTTGAAAAAGAAAAACGGAAAAAATTAATTTTAGCAGGTATGATATTAGCTATCTTGTTGCATGGTTTTTATAATTTTTCTATAATAGAAATGGAAAAAGGTTTAAACACTTTAATAATTCCCTTTTTTCTTTTAGTGACTGCTGCTATCTTTGTTTCTTTTGGCTTTAAAAAACTAAAGAGAATGGCAGGCTCTAATCAAGAAATTTTTAATTATTAA
- a CDS encoding Hsp20/alpha crystallin family protein: MGTSFFEKLKKGMDIEETPEKKLNKEKIENEEIKQISIELEEKKQAIRQPAEKKLKKKEKVEIKKSSATLALKDKEWPKTEGQLAVDIYQTESELIIQSAIAGVKPEELNISVEGDLITIRGERKRPAEESEDYFSQECYWGPFSRKIILPVEVDPGRIDAILKEGILTIRMPKISREKKRKVTVKKL; encoded by the coding sequence ATGGGAACTTCATTTTTCGAAAAACTTAAAAAAGGAATGGACATAGAAGAAACACCTGAAAAAAAGCTAAACAAAGAAAAAATAGAGAATGAAGAAATTAAACAAATATCGATTGAGTTAGAAGAGAAAAAGCAAGCAATCCGCCAGCCGGCGGAAAAAAAATTGAAGAAAAAAGAAAAGGTTGAAATAAAAAAATCCTCCGCAACTTTAGCTTTAAAGGACAAAGAATGGCCTAAAACAGAAGGACAGTTAGCGGTCGATATCTATCAAACAGAATCTGAATTAATTATCCAATCAGCAATTGCCGGTGTAAAACCCGAAGAATTAAATATCTCAGTAGAAGGAGACCTTATTACCATTAGAGGGGAAAGAAAAAGACCTGCTGAAGAAAGTGAGGATTATTTTTCCCAAGAATGTTATTGGGGACCATTTTCCCGGAAAATAATCCTACCTGTTGAGGTTGACCCGGGACGGATTGATGCCATATTAAAGGAAGGGATTTTAACAATTAGAATGCCAAAAATTTCAAGAGAAAAGAAAAGGAAAGTCACGGTTAAAAAGTTGTAG
- a CDS encoding class I SAM-dependent methyltransferase: MAFLNPSRVLDMLGLKESFVAADFGSGSGGWVIPLAKRLKQGKVYAIDILEEPLSALKSKIRLEKILNIETIKSDIERTSKLLGNSCDLVLMTNLFFEVDDKKKVMEEGKRVLKKGGKLLVVDWKEDSPLGPENKVSPEEIKKMAKETGLELEKEFSAGVYHWGLIFERL; this comes from the coding sequence ATGGCATTTCTTAATCCTTCAAGAGTTTTAGATATGCTTGGTTTGAAAGAAAGTTTTGTTGCGGCTGACTTTGGTTCAGGTTCTGGCGGTTGGGTAATCCCCTTGGCAAAAAGACTAAAACAAGGAAAGGTTTATGCGATAGATATTTTAGAGGAACCTCTTTCAGCATTAAAAAGCAAGATAAGATTAGAAAAAATCTTAAATATTGAAACAATAAAGTCAGACATAGAAAGAACCTCCAAGCTTTTGGGTAATAGTTGTGATTTGGTTTTAATGACCAATCTTTTTTTTGAAGTAGATGATAAAAAGAAAGTAATGGAAGAGGGAAAAAGAGTTTTAAAAAAAGGCGGTAAGCTTTTAGTAGTTGACTGGAAAGAAGATTCTCCCTTAGGTCCTGAGAATAAGGTTTCGCCCGAGGAGATAAAAAAAATGGCAAAAGAAACTGGTTTAGAATTAGAGAAAGAATTTTCAGCTGGCGTTTATCATTGGGGTTTAATTTTTGAAAGGTTGTAA
- a CDS encoding RluA family pseudouridine synthase codes for MKLKIIYQDKNLLVIDKPVNIIVFPEKETTERTLIDILLKQFPYLRKVGEPPRYGIVHRLDKDTSGILLIAKNNKSLSFLQKQFKNRKVVKRYIALLSGKLKETQGEIKTLIGRSPKNRVKQKVYLPLEPGSEGKRTAVTKYRVLLPLRSISKGGRRNYYTLVGVTLRTGRKHQIRTHFSYLGHPVAGDRLYSFKNQVHPESLKRQFLHAGFLKIKLLNDKEKEFKSEIPRDLKKVLEKMEEDSQ; via the coding sequence ATGAAATTGAAAATTATCTACCAAGATAAAAATCTTTTAGTAATAGATAAACCAGTTAATATTATTGTTTTTCCAGAAAAAGAGACTACTGAAAGAACATTAATTGACATACTTTTAAAACAATTTCCTTATTTAAGAAAAGTAGGTGAACCCCCAAGATATGGAATAGTTCATAGGTTAGATAAAGATACTTCAGGAATCTTATTGATAGCTAAAAATAATAAAAGTTTATCTTTTCTACAAAAACAATTCAAAAACAGGAAAGTAGTTAAAAGATACATTGCTTTACTTTCAGGGAAATTAAAAGAAACCCAAGGAGAGATTAAAACCTTGATTGGTCGCTCACCAAAAAACAGAGTAAAACAAAAAGTTTATCTTCCACTTGAGCCGGGTTCTGAAGGGAAAAGAACAGCTGTTACAAAATATAGAGTTTTATTACCCCTCCGAAGTATTAGTAAGGGAGGGCGAAGAAATTATTATACTTTAGTCGGAGTTACATTAAGAACCGGTAGAAAGCATCAGATTAGGACTCATTTTAGTTATTTAGGTCATCCGGTTGCAGGAGATAGATTATACTCTTTTAAGAATCAAGTCCATCCAGAAAGTTTAAAAAGACAATTCTTGCACGCTGGTTTTTTGAAAATAAAACTTTTAAATGATAAAGAAAAAGAATTTAAATCCGAAATACCAAGGGATTTAAAAAAAGTTTTAGAAAAAATGGAGGAGGATTCTCAATAA